tatactttGTAACATATTCAAATTAGTAGTTTAATTGTAGCAATtgcaaaaaaaagaaaaaaagaataataataatataagaattTTTCTTCTATGTTCCTTTATTctctttttatatcatatattattatataagtatattttaatttttggtttatatatattcatacaATATGTAAGTAGAAAAGgattatatacaaaataaatataaaagtttatatactttccatatatatgaatatatgttataattatttttccATTGCGaactatatttttatggttaatttttttttaatttttcaggttaaatattttacacattaataataataaacatatcATGGTACGGATTGTacatatatgaattttttttttttttttattatatttcataattgtttttttattttattttattattttattttttttgtgtgttaaaaaaatgatagTCTTATATGCctcatatattatatatatatatatatatatatgaaatagtatctcttatataattacgtatttttacatatagAATATGGTAAAAATTGCACAATTACtatactttttataattaagCACAAGAtgtaaaattttatattaaataataataacatttactttattacaatttaattttttcatatatttaaactCAAGTGTAtttaagaatataaaaaaataacactaattgtctttttttttttttttttttttttttttttttggtNNNNNNNNNNNNNNNNNNNNNNNNNNNNNNNNNNNNNNNNNNNNNNNNNNNNNNNNNNNNNNNNNNNNNNNNNNNNNNNNNNNNNNNNNNNNNNNNNNNNNNNNNNNNNNNNNNNNNNNNNNNNNNNNNNNNNNNNNNNNNNNNNNNNNNNNNNNNNNNNNNNNNNNNNNNNNNNNNNNNNNNNNNNNNNNNNNNNNNNNNNNNNNNNNNNNNNNNNNNNNNNNNNNNNNNNNNNNNNNNNNNNNNNNNNNNNNNNNNNNNNNNNNNNNNNNNNNNNNNNNNNNNNNNNNNNNNNNNNNNNNNNNNNNNNNNNNNNNNNNNNNNNNNNNNNNNNNNNNNNNNNNNNNNNNNNNNNNNNNNNNNNNNNNNNNNNNNNTAAATTaaagttttttttaaaatataaaaaaataacactaattttttttttttttttttttttttttttttttttttggtataaaaaaagaaggggatattttatatatataatatatatcatatttttattatattcttactttttcatttgtttccataatttcatttttttgttacaaagttttattcatttaatttgttCTCCTAAATTTTTgaatgttattatattcatcatcatttttttgtgGTCATATACGACTTTTTGTTCTACTctgtttctttttttttttttttttttctttgttctgatttttataataatatgcaCAATAATAGTAAAAAATCATCATTAAGTAAAAGAGGACAAGAAAATACACTTtcaatttcttttataaaaagcAACATTAATGGAAAGAATGAATATAAGAGCAAAAGTTTGTTTAGTCCTgtagataatatatataatataaataatttaaataatgaatgTTTTGAACGTATTTCTAAGAATTCTTGGTATGATACAAGTTGTTTGAAAAGAAATAAGAAGaatgatgatatatttttattttgtatagaaacgaaaaaaaatgataattcACATACAAATAGATTTTATGATAAGAGCGAAAATGTTTCAAATGATTTAATGAATACATTCTCAACATTAAACGAAAAgagaaataataatattattatgcCTATAAATGATTTGAagacatatataaatgatgaatggtcaaatgaaaatgggaaaaaaaaaaataaaaaaaaaaataaaggtAATTGTAACtacataaattataataataatttggaaccatataaaagtatatcaataaataatataaaaaagaaatataaaaataaaagtataataaaaaaatcCTACAATTTGTTTAAACCGTGTTgtcataataaaaaggaacatataaaaaatggtAGTTCTTTAACATTGAATACTCCTACAAATGTTAAACGAGATATGTTTGAAAAATGCAATAATCAGTTTGATAATTTGTTAACAAACAAATGTGTTAAAAAtcaaatattaatgaataacaaaatgagtttgaataataaagatattaGAAATGTATTTCCAAAATATGAAAGAACAAATTCGTTAAACTATTATAACAATTATGATGCATACAAAATTAATAAGAATCCTAATTCGGTTGTAAAAAATgagaatatatatatgaaaagaTATAACATTCCTCAAATgtataatgatgataatatatacgAAACgtatgatgaaaatatattagtTAAGGATGTACAagaaatgaataaaaataaattaaatatgaataacaTGCAGTctacaaataataatataattgatcataagaaaaaaacaacaCTTATAAATCAGAATAATAAGaatgaaaatatacattcatattttaacaataataataataataataattattattattacaatattGATGGACATGATACTGATTCAAcattttatgaaaaaaaaaagaaagaataTAATGTAAACTCATTTCTGCCTAGTAATTCATCATATAATTCAAAGGgggggaaaaaaaaagatgacaattatgtatatatcaACAATTATACTAcattaaagaaaaatcaCTTTGATGAAAAGGcaaaaaaaagaagttTACTTAGAAAGCCTTTAAAAATATCTCATTCATCGTCAAAaagtattattttaaaaaatattatgaatacTTATACAAATgaggaaaatataaatagtaATACGGTTTTATCTAATATTAACCCACAAcaacaaaatattaataattattcaaaATTATGTTTAGAAGATAAAtccatattttatacaaataatgaAACCAAAATTTCCTTCACTATagattttaaaatatatccTCCTATActtatgaaaaatataactcagttaaatatatatatagaaaataaaatgataaagaatatttatataagcGAATTTCCTCAAACATTTTCTGTTATTCTTCAACattgtataaaaataaataacgAAAAGgcatatattaaaataaagaataaaataattcatatgAAAGAAACGAATGTTAtcaaatttattttctttaaaaatgaaaaagtTATAGGTTGTTCATATATTAGTATtacaaatttattaaatttagGTTTAGAAGGAGGTGTATTCCTATTAGttgaagaatataaaaatgaatataacaaaaaaaaatatatggaattaaaaaattcgGAAAAACAAAAGGATGAAActccaaaaaaaaatacttcaaataattttcataaaatacCTATTAATATGCAAGAGGTCCATATTATGAAATccaaaatatttttgaactataaaataaattgtCCGAAATTTCTTATAAATACTATTTCACCTAGTGATATCATAACAActaaagaaaaaataaaatacttGGAAGATATGATTAGGgagatatattattctttcCAGAGTTACAATATAAACCATACTACAAGGAAGGCAAATGTACTTACATGTCTGAATGATCGTTCCATAAGGAGACAAAATCAAAATCAAATCATCcatttagaaaataataataataataataataatcacaatagaaataataataacaatgtTAATTATTCGATAAATAATTTGAGCATTTCAAATAACAAGAATGAACAAATTGGAGAAGGACAAAACCATAATAGTGAATTGATGAAAAGCACCAAACCAAAATGTTATCATAtggatataaataaaataaaagaaaatgatgaagataTTATAGAACATAATAAAGATACCATGTGTTATCAGgagaaattaaaaatgcTAGGAATACTTAACAAAAAGgatgatgataatttaaGTGAGAGTAGAATAGACGAACGTacacatacatatatttcaaaTGAACAAAACGATTTGATTTGTgttgtaaataatatagatgaaaattataatgttCAATATGACgaaaatgtatataatgatattacAAAGAGTAATGATTATAGTgatgaagataaaaataataatattaataatattaataataattataataggaaccattttaataaaaatattgtagaacaagaaaaatttttaataccTAAAGATCATTTTAATGTACAAGAAAATAACGATAATGTcaatttaaaagaaataaaggaaaatattataagaaataataaattacaTGAAGTTGAAAAGGTAAATAGCAATATTGAAAATAAGATTCTTACAAgggatataaaaaataataataatatagatcATACATctaatttatattacaaaaaggatgataacataataaaacCTGAAGATGACAAATTATATAACGATATTGAAGAAAAGttagatataaaaaaatatatcagtattatatataaaagaaaaaaacatatgaatattattatgaaaaggaaagataatgaaaattataaaataaaaaaaaaaatatacacaacgaattccattttttataaaaactatattgataagaaaaaaaaaattaaaaaattaaaaaacataattgaaaaatataaaaaagaattacaATTAAGTAGAGCCCAAGTTGAAAAGTTAAAATACAATAATCATAATACAAgtgtattatataaagtattctataaaagaattatgaagagaaataataatgatagtatttttgataatatcgaaaagaataaatataaatcaaatGATCCCTTTgtaaaaaacaaaagagGGCATATACTGAGGAAAACGTGTTCACTTAATGTTATAGGGGGATTCATAAAAagtaaagaaaaatataatgaaaattataaatatattgataataataaaaatttcgataataataataataataataataataataatattgataataatataaaggTCGTTACTGAACTTGTGAAGaatgataattatgataaaaatttcAATTGTCTtattaatagtaataaGGATAACGTAATATTTTCGAAAATCATTACAAATGTGAtgttaaataataaaacaaatcCTCTTGGACATAAAATGTACTCTCATAAAGCGCTTAGTACATACactaataaatatgataatgatatacACTTTTATTCAGATTGTACATATGAGAAAATAAtagatattaaaaataataagaagCAACACCatagatataataaaacacTTACAAAAATAAAGCACAACActacaaatattatatcaaGTACATTAGATATAATAGGAACCaacaaaaattatgaaaacACGGAGAAACAGCTAGAAatacttttaaaaaaaaatgaaacattaaaagaacaaataaataagcTAAAAACAAATGATCAAcgatttttatataatataagaacgtctataaagaaaagacatacaacaaataataataaaaagtataatattaaaagaaatattgATGAGCATTTTAATCATTCTActgaaaatatatataacatatgTGTAAATAAAACTCATAATCCAATTGTCAATATTGAGAATACGAAGAAAAATAGATACAGTAATAATACACGATTCCATTACCCActaaatttaataaagcaatattcatatgattATACATCGGATTAATCCAAAAAGACAgaagaaacaaaaaagaattaaaaataaaataaaaataaaataaaaataaaaataaaaaatattaatcatatatatatatatatatatatatatttatttatttatttatttatatgtatatattccCTTTTTGTTTGTATTGTTTAATATACTAATTATAATtgcataaaaaaaattaaatataaaaaattgttttttgtttttatcgttgttataaatatcctttttttttcatctttttcagtaattacataataattctatattcttataaaacagaaaaatatattataagcaatttattacaaaaaccgaatacaaaataaaatgaaaattgtataattaacaaaaaaaaaaaaaaaaaaaaaaattattaattacATCATTTTAGTGGAACAgaaatttttatgtttaataaaaaatttcatgaaaaaaaaaagaaaaaaaaaaaatgaaagttaaaaataatgatataatatttaaaaatatataaaaagaacTTACAAATTCGAATATGTATTTACATAgacattttaaaaacactgattatatatatatatatatatatatatatatatataatatgttttctcctttttttcaaataaataagatTTCTTCTGTTTTTTGATTTTTCCTTACAATTTGAATATTTGTAACAACAAAAATTCATAAAATGATagaaatacaaaaaaataaatatataaatcaatacatatattatatatatatatatatatatataagttcATTTATTTGATGTATAGATATTGGCATGTATCCATCTTAAACtgtatattaatacatcattcttatatattttatattcaaatatatttatttatatctaaTTGTACAATATTATgttcattattttattatttttttccttgttataattatagtttttaatattaaagaatatttgttttcttttaaatcATGAT
The genomic region above belongs to Plasmodium reichenowi strain SY57 chromosome 13, whole genome shotgun sequence and contains:
- a CDS encoding hypothetical protein (conserved Plasmodium protein, unknown function), producing MHNNSKKSSLSKRGQENTLSISFIKSNINGKNEYKSKSLFSPVDNIYNINNLNNECFERISKNSWYDTSCLKRNKKNDDIFLFCIETKKNDNSHTNRFYDKSENVSNDLMNTFSTLNEKRNNNIIMPINDLKTYINDEWSNENGKKKNKKKNKGNCNYINYNNNLEPYKSISINNIKKKYKNKSIIKKSYNLFKPCCHNKKEHIKNGSSLTLNTPTNVKRDMFEKCNNQFDNLLTNKCVKNQILMNNKMSLNNKDIRNVFPKYERTNSLNYYNNYDAYKINKNPNSVVKNENIYMKRYNIPQMYNDDNIYETYDENILVKDVQEMNKNKLNMNNMQSTNNNIIDHKKKTTLINQNNKNENIHSYFNNNNNNNNYYYYNIDGHDTDSTFYEKKKKEYNVNSFLPSNSSYNSKGGKKKDDNYVYINNYTTLKKNHFDEKAKKRSLLRKPLKISHSSSKSIILKNIMNTYTNEENINSNTVLSNINPQQQNINNYSKLCLEDKSIFYTNNETKISFTIDFKIYPPILMKNITQLNIYIENKMIKNIYISEFPQTFSVILQHCIKINNEKAYIKIKNKIIHMKETNVIKFIFFKNEKVIGCSYISITNLLNLGLEGGVFLLVEEYKNEYNKKKYMELKNSEKQKDETPKKNTSNNFHKIPINMQEVHIMKSKIFLNYKINCPKFLINTISPSDIITTKEKIKYLEDMIREIYYSFQSYNINHTTRKANVLTCLNDRSIRRQNQNQIIHLENNNNNNNNHNRNNNNNVNYSINNLSISNNKNEQIGEGQNHNSELMKSTKPKCYHMDINKIKENDEDIIEHNKDTMCYQEKLKMLGILNKKDDDNLSESRIDERTHTYISNEQNDLICVVNNIDENYNVQYDENVYNDITKSNDYSDEDKNNNINNINNNYNRNHFNKNIVEQEKFLIPKDHFNVQENNDNVNLKEIKENIIRNNKLHEVEKVNSNIENKILTRDIKNNNNIDHTSNLYYKKDDNIIKPEDDKLYNDIEEKLDIKKYISIIYKRKKHMNIIMKRKDNENYKIKKKIYTTNSIFYKNYIDKKKKIKKLKNIIEKYKKELQLSRAQVEKLKYNNHNTSVLYKVFYKRIMKRNNNDSIFDNIEKNKYKSNDPFVKNKRGHILRKTCSLNVIGGFIKSKEKYNENYKYIDNNKNFDNNNNNNNNNNIDNNIKVVTELVKNDNYDKNFNCLINSNKDNVIFSKIITNVMLNNKTNPLGHKMYSHKALSTYTNKYDNDIHFYSDCTYEKIIDIKNNKKQHHRYNKTLTKIKHNTTNIISSTLDIIGTNKNYENTEKQLEILLKKNETLKEQINKLKTNDQRFLYNIRTSIKKRHTTNNNKKYNIKRNIDEHFNHSTENIYNICVNKTHNPIVNIENTKKNRYSNNTRFHYPLNLIKQYSYDYTSD